One window of the Triticum dicoccoides isolate Atlit2015 ecotype Zavitan chromosome 3B, WEW_v2.0, whole genome shotgun sequence genome contains the following:
- the LOC119279348 gene encoding premnaspirodiene oxygenase-like: MAAEIPAYYSLLLLLLLVVVTTLYLVGAFRSRRRSAGGQRFPPGPWALPVIGHLHHLAGSSVPPHHAMRDLARRHGPLMLLRFCQLPVLVATSPDAAREIMKTHDVAFASRPLSPTMHLFLRGSEGLVFAPYGDGWRQLRKICTLELLSNRRVHSFRAVRAEVLGRLLRSVASSASASASVNLTRGLASFVADSSLQAMVGRLRSDDRDTLFTLLREGLKIVPGMTLPDLFPSSRLAMLLSRVPARIDHRNKRMAAFMDSVIQQHRDKKRSAACADGGEEHAEDLLVVLLRLQDDMDSQYPFTTENIKLVIIDLISASSETTSTTLVWAMAELLRKPAAMRRAQDEVRRQLDGHRRVTEDGLTDLHYLRLVIKETLRLHPPVMLKRECGGPRQQVLGFDVPQGAMVLVNTWAMGRDPAHWDSAEEFVPERFESCGTPDFKGVDFEFLPFGAGRRICPGVSFGLVHLELALAALLFHFDWKLPDGMVPEELDMTEEAGLITRRRAELVVFAVPHVPVPTDN; this comes from the exons ATGGCTGCCGAGATCCCAGCATACTACTCGctcctcctgcttcttcttctgGTCGTGGTAACTACGCTCTACCTGGTAGGAGCGTTCCGCAGCCGCAGGAGATCGGCCGGCGGACAACGGTTTCCTCCGGGGCCATGGGCGCTGCCGGTGATCGGCCACCTGCACCACCTCGCCGGCTCGTCGGTCCCGCCGCACCACGCCATGCGCGACCTGGCTCGGCGCCACGGCCCGCTCATGCTGCTCCGGTTCTGCCAGCTCCCCGTGCTCGTGGCCACCTCCCCGGACGCGGCGCGCGAGATCATGAAGACCCACGACGTGGCCTTCGCGTCGCGGCCCCTCAGCCCGACCATGCACCTCTTCCTGCGTGGCTCCGAGGGCCTCGTCTTCGCGCCATACGGCGACGGCTGGCGGCAGCTCCGCAAGATCTGCACCCTCGAGCTCCTCAGCAACCGCCGCGTCCACTCCTTCCGCGCTGTCAGAGCGGAGGTGCTGGGACGCCTGCTCCGCTCCGTCGCGTCGTCGGCGTCGGCATCGGCGTCCGTGAACTTGACCCGGGGACTAGCCTCGTTCGTCGCGGACTCCTCGTTGCAGGCCATGGTCGGCCGCCTGAGAAGCGACGACCGCGACACCCTGTTCACGCTGCTGCGGGAGGGGTTAAAGATCGTGCCGGGGATGACCCTGCCGGACCTTTTCCCGTCGTCCCGGCTCGCCATGCTCCTGAGCCGCGTGCCCGCCAGGATCGACCACCGCAACAAACGCATGGCCGCCTTCATGGACTCCGTCATCCAGCAGCACCGGGACAAGAAGAGATCAGCAGCATGCGCCGACGGCGGAGAGGAGCACGCCGAGGACTTGCTTGTCGTGCTCTTGAGGCTCCAGGACGACATGGACTCCCAGTATCCCTTCACCACGGAGAACATCAAATTGGTCATCATA GACTTGATTAGTGCGAGCAGCGAGACCACGTCGACCACGCTGGTGTGGGCAATGGCGGAGCTGCTGCGTAAGCCGGCGGCCATGCGGAGGGCGCAAGACGAGGTCCGGCGACAGCTCGACGGACACCGCAGGGTGACGGAGGACGGCCTGACGGACCTGCACTACCTGCGGCTGGTCATCAAGGAGACGCTCAGGCTGCACCCGCCGGTGATGCTGAAACGGGAGTGCGGCGGCCCGCGGCAGCAGGTGCTCGGCTTCGACGTGCCACAGGGCGCCATGGTGCTGGTCAACACCTGGGCGATGGGCAGGGACCCGGCCCACTGGGACTCCGCCGAGGAGTTCGTCCCGGAGAGGTTCGAGAGCTGCGGCACGCCGGACTTCAAGGGGGTGGACTTCGAGTTCCTGCCGTTCGGCGCCGGCCGGAGGATATGCCCCGGCGTCTCCTTCGGCCTCGTGCACCTCGAGCTCGCCCTCGCGGCGCTGCTCTTCCATTTCGACTGGAAGCTGCCGGACGGGATGGTCCCCGAGGAGCTGGACATGACTGAGGAGGCCGGGCTCATCACGCGCCGGCGGGCTGAGCTGGTGGTGTTCGCTGTCCCTCATGTCCCTGTGCCCACAGATAACTAG